One Dictyoglomus thermophilum H-6-12 DNA window includes the following coding sequences:
- the rpsH gene encoding 30S ribosomal protein S8 — protein MTVTDPIADMLVRIKNASMRRHPTVDVPYSKMKEKILEILLREGYIARYEVIGEIPQKYIRVYLKYKGKTPVIQDVKRVSKPGRRYYVNKEEIPRVLGGLGIAILSTSKGIMTDKEARLLGVGGELICMVW, from the coding sequence ATGACTGTAACAGATCCTATTGCTGATATGTTAGTTAGAATAAAGAATGCTAGTATGAGAAGGCATCCTACTGTAGATGTTCCTTATTCCAAAATGAAGGAGAAAATTTTGGAAATTCTCTTAAGGGAAGGTTATATTGCTAGGTATGAAGTTATTGGTGAGATACCTCAGAAATATATAAGGGTTTATTTAAAATATAAAGGAAAGACTCCTGTTATTCAAGATGTTAAAAGAGTTAGTAAGCCAGGAAGAAGGTATTACGTTAATAAAGAAGAAATTCCAAGAGTACTTGGTGGCCTTGGAATTGCTATATTATCTACTTCCAAAGGGATAATGACCGATAAAGAGGCAAGACTTTTAGGTGTGGGTGGAGAACTTATCTGTATGGTATGGTAG
- the rplO gene encoding 50S ribosomal protein L15 translates to MKLFELRPKLGSRKKPKRVGCGYAASGKYAGRGMSGQNARTGDGVRPGFEGGQTPLTRRLPKMDGIPRAPRRKYTVVNLSVLEKNFEANEVVDPNVLLERKIIKDIEFGVKILGDGELTKPLIVRAHAFSEKAREKIESVGGKVEVIE, encoded by the coding sequence TTGAAACTATTTGAATTGAGACCAAAATTAGGTTCTAGAAAAAAACCCAAAAGAGTTGGTTGTGGCTATGCAGCTTCTGGTAAGTATGCTGGAAGAGGTATGAGCGGACAAAACGCAAGAACAGGAGATGGGGTAAGACCAGGCTTTGAGGGTGGTCAAACTCCTCTTACAAGACGTCTTCCAAAGATGGATGGTATTCCAAGAGCTCCGAGAAGAAAGTATACAGTAGTTAACTTATCTGTATTGGAGAAAAATTTTGAGGCTAACGAAGTGGTAGATCCTAATGTACTTCTGGAAAGAAAAATTATAAAGGATATTGAATTTGGGGTTAAAATTCTCGGAGATGGTGAGCTTACAAAACCTCTTATTGTAAGAGCTCATGCTTTTTCGGAAAAAGCCCGTGAGAAGATTGAAAGTGTGGGCGGAAAAGTTGAGGTGATTGAGTAG
- the rplP gene encoding 50S ribosomal protein L16 — protein MLMPKRVKYRKQHRGRMKGKASRGNRVVFGDYGIQALAPAWITSEQIEAVRRTLTRHAGKNGRVWIRIFPDKSVTARPAESRMGGGKGDVKGWVAVVKPGTVLFEIGGVSKEVAMEAIRIAGSKLPIKTRFVTRELGGE, from the coding sequence ATGTTGATGCCTAAGAGGGTTAAGTATAGAAAACAACATCGTGGAAGAATGAAGGGTAAGGCTTCTCGAGGAAATCGTGTAGTCTTTGGAGATTATGGTATCCAAGCTTTGGCTCCCGCATGGATTACCAGTGAACAAATAGAGGCTGTTAGAAGGACTCTAACAAGACATGCTGGAAAAAACGGGAGAGTCTGGATTAGGATTTTCCCGGATAAATCTGTGACTGCAAGACCAGCTGAAAGCAGAATGGGTGGAGGCAAAGGAGACGTAAAAGGATGGGTAGCAGTGGTAAAACCAGGAACAGTATTATTTGAGATTGGAGGGGTTTCTAAAGAAGTTGCAATGGAGGCTATTAGAATTGCTGGTAGTAAGCTTCCTATTAAAACTAGATTTGTGACAAGAGAATTGGGTGGTGAGTAG
- the rplE gene encoding 50S ribosomal protein L5 → MEVLKQKYIQEVVPAMMKKFGYKNPMAVPKIEKIVVNIGVSEAVQNPGAIEAAARDLAIITGQRPIVRKARKSIANFHLRKGMPIGVKVTLRGERMYAFLYKLINLALPRVRDFSGVSPNSFDGRGNYSLGLKEQLVFPEIEYDKIDRIRGMDITIVTTAKTDEEAKELLALLGMPFKK, encoded by the coding sequence ATGGAGGTTTTGAAACAGAAATATATTCAAGAAGTTGTTCCTGCAATGATGAAAAAGTTTGGTTACAAAAATCCGATGGCTGTACCTAAAATAGAGAAAATTGTGGTTAATATTGGTGTAAGTGAAGCAGTTCAGAATCCTGGAGCTATAGAGGCTGCTGCAAGAGATTTGGCAATAATTACGGGGCAAAGACCTATAGTAAGAAAAGCACGTAAATCTATAGCTAACTTCCATTTAAGAAAGGGAATGCCTATTGGGGTAAAAGTTACTTTAAGAGGAGAAAGAATGTATGCTTTTTTGTATAAATTAATAAATCTTGCTCTTCCAAGAGTGAGAGATTTTTCTGGAGTTTCTCCCAATTCCTTTGATGGTAGAGGAAATTATTCTTTAGGTTTAAAGGAACAATTGGTTTTTCCAGAGATTGAGTATGATAAAATTGATAGAATTAGGGGAATGGATATTACAATAGTTACTACGGCAAAAACTGATGAGGAAGCTAAAGAGCTTTTAGCTCTTTTAGGAATGCCTTTCAAAAAATAA
- the rpmC gene encoding 50S ribosomal protein L29 produces the protein MARKASELREKTDSELKEELKNLRAELFNLRLQQATGGLTNPHRIKAVRKDIARILTILRERELKKS, from the coding sequence ATGGCAAGGAAAGCATCTGAATTAAGGGAGAAAACTGATTCAGAACTTAAAGAAGAGCTTAAAAATTTAAGGGCTGAACTTTTTAATTTAAGGCTTCAGCAGGCTACAGGAGGACTTACTAATCCTCATAGAATAAAAGCAGTTAGAAAAGATATTGCTCGTATTCTTACGATTCTACGCGAGAGAGAACTTAAAAAATCTTAA
- the rpsS gene encoding 30S ribosomal protein S19, whose translation MGRSLKKGPYVDPKLLKKIRELNEKGEKRIIKTWSRRSVIVPEMVGHTIAVYNGRKHIPVYITENMIGHRLGEFAPTRTFTGHRIPTARITAIK comes from the coding sequence ATGGGTCGTTCACTTAAAAAAGGTCCTTATGTAGATCCTAAATTACTTAAAAAGATTAGAGAACTAAATGAAAAAGGAGAGAAAAGGATAATCAAAACTTGGTCAAGAAGATCAGTTATAGTACCAGAAATGGTAGGTCATACTATTGCTGTATATAATGGTAGAAAACATATACCGGTTTATATTACAGAGAATATGATAGGGCATAGACTCGGTGAGTTTGCTCCAACAAGAACATTTACAGGACACAGAATACCAACAGCTCGTATTACGGCTATTAAGTAG
- a CDS encoding type Z 30S ribosomal protein S14, whose product MAKKSQIVKWLKPKKYKVREYNRCRICGRPRGYIRKFGLCRLCFRELALKGELPGVRKASW is encoded by the coding sequence GTGGCAAAGAAATCTCAAATAGTAAAATGGCTCAAACCTAAGAAGTATAAAGTAAGAGAATATAACAGATGTAGAATCTGTGGAAGACCAAGAGGATATATCAGAAAATTTGGATTATGTCGTTTATGCTTTAGGGAATTAGCATTGAAGGGTGAATTGCCAGGCGTAAGGAAAGCAAGTTGGTAA
- the rpsC gene encoding 30S ribosomal protein S3, protein MGQKTHPYGFRLGITKDWKSHWYAERSDYSSLLHEDWAIRNYLKKNYYQAGISLIEIERKAANRVDITIHTARPGMLIGRGGSEIENIRKNLIKLTNKNVFVNVQEVKNPELDAQLVAENIAMQIEKRINYKRAMKQAINRALRAGAKGIKVMCSGRLNGAEIARSEWFREGRIPLQTLTADIDYGFAEAFTISGVIGVKVWIYKGDVPELHKEAIQELPEKAVPKKIEDEDLYEKDEVNYDVDA, encoded by the coding sequence ATGGGCCAGAAAACACATCCTTATGGGTTTAGATTGGGCATAACTAAAGATTGGAAAAGTCATTGGTATGCAGAAAGGTCGGATTATTCCTCCTTATTACATGAAGATTGGGCTATAAGAAACTATTTAAAGAAAAATTATTATCAGGCAGGAATTTCGTTAATAGAGATTGAAAGAAAGGCAGCTAATAGGGTAGATATTACTATTCACACTGCAAGACCTGGAATGTTAATTGGACGTGGAGGAAGTGAAATAGAGAACATTAGGAAAAACTTGATTAAACTAACGAACAAGAATGTATTTGTTAATGTTCAAGAAGTTAAAAATCCAGAACTGGATGCACAACTTGTAGCAGAAAACATTGCTATGCAAATAGAGAAGAGAATTAATTACAAGAGAGCCATGAAACAAGCAATAAATAGGGCATTAAGAGCTGGAGCTAAAGGCATAAAAGTTATGTGTAGTGGCAGATTAAATGGGGCTGAGATTGCTCGTTCTGAGTGGTTTAGAGAAGGAAGAATACCTTTACAAACCTTGACTGCAGATATCGATTATGGGTTTGCAGAAGCTTTTACCATATCTGGAGTGATAGGTGTTAAGGTATGGATATATAAAGGAGATGTTCCAGAACTGCATAAAGAAGCTATTCAAGAGCTTCCTGAAAAGGCTGTACCTAAGAAGATAGAAGATGAAGATCTTTACGAGAAAGACGAGGTGAATTACGATGTTGATGCCTAA
- the rplN gene encoding 50S ribosomal protein L14 — translation MIMPQTRLVVADNTGAKEIMCFRILGKKRVAQVGDIIVASVKEAVPRSNIKKGDVVYAVVIRTKRTIKRKDGSCVRFDDNAAVIIDKEGNPKGTRVFGPVARELRDKNFMKIISLATEVI, via the coding sequence ATGATAATGCCTCAAACTAGATTGGTTGTTGCAGATAATACTGGTGCAAAGGAAATAATGTGTTTTAGAATACTTGGGAAAAAGAGAGTTGCCCAAGTAGGAGATATTATTGTGGCTAGTGTAAAAGAGGCAGTTCCACGTTCTAACATAAAGAAAGGCGATGTAGTTTATGCTGTTGTTATAAGAACTAAAAGGACTATCAAGAGGAAAGATGGTTCATGTGTAAGATTTGATGATAATGCGGCTGTAATTATAGATAAAGAAGGAAATCCAAAGGGTACTAGAGTTTTTGGCCCAGTTGCAAGAGAGCTTAGGGATAAAAACTTTATGAAAATTATCTCTTTAGCAACAGAAGTGATATAG
- the rplR gene encoding 50S ribosomal protein L18 → MIIKRSRKELRKIRHLRIRKKIIGTSERPRLAVYKSLRYIYAQIIDDTKGHTLVSASSLEKEIRSQLKSTKNIEAAKLVGEVIAKRALEKGIKKVVFDRGGFLYHGKVKALADSARAAGLEF, encoded by the coding sequence ATGATTATAAAAAGGTCGAGGAAAGAGCTTAGAAAGATAAGACATTTGAGAATTAGAAAAAAAATAATAGGTACTTCAGAAAGACCAAGATTAGCTGTCTATAAGAGCTTAAGATATATATATGCTCAAATTATAGATGACACTAAGGGGCATACATTAGTATCAGCTTCCTCTTTAGAGAAAGAAATTAGAAGTCAGTTGAAATCTACTAAGAATATAGAAGCAGCCAAATTAGTAGGGGAAGTTATAGCTAAAAGAGCTTTAGAAAAGGGTATAAAGAAAGTTGTCTTTGATAGAGGCGGATTTCTTTATCACGGAAAGGTAAAAGCTCTTGCTGATAGCGCAAGGGCTGCAGGACTCGAATTCTAA
- the tuf gene encoding elongation factor Tu, whose translation MAKEKFVRTKPHVNIGTIGHVDHGKTTLTSAITMTLAAEGLAKPLKYEDIDKAPEERARGVTINLAHVEYETHNRHYAHIDAPGHADYIKNMITGAAQMDGAILVVSAADGPMPQTREHILLARQVNVPYIVVFLNKIDMVDDPEIVDLVEMEVRDLLTKYGYPGDEVPVVRGSALKALEALFQNPQIKRGENKWVDAIWELMDAVDNYIPIPERDVDKPFLMPIEDIFSITGRGTVVTGRVERGRVKVGDEVEIVGLSDEIKKSVVTGVEMFRKQLDEAIAGDNIGILLRGIDKDEVERGQVVAAPGTIKPHTHFKAQVYVLKKEEGGRHTPFFSGYKPQFYFRTTDVTGEIKLPEGVQMVMPGDNIEMEIKLIKPVALEEGLRFAIREGGRTVGAGVITKIIE comes from the coding sequence ATGGCGAAGGAGAAATTTGTAAGGACGAAGCCACATGTGAATATAGGTACGATAGGGCACGTAGACCATGGAAAGACGACATTAACATCAGCGATAACGATGACACTAGCTGCTGAAGGATTAGCGAAGCCCTTGAAGTATGAAGACATAGACAAAGCGCCAGAGGAGAGGGCAAGGGGAGTGACGATAAACCTTGCGCATGTAGAGTATGAGACGCACAACAGGCATTATGCGCACATAGATGCGCCTGGTCATGCTGACTACATAAAGAACATGATTACTGGTGCTGCACAGATGGACGGAGCGATACTAGTAGTATCAGCTGCGGATGGTCCGATGCCCCAGACGAGGGAGCACATATTACTTGCGAGGCAAGTCAATGTGCCATACATAGTAGTATTTTTGAACAAGATAGACATGGTAGATGATCCGGAGATAGTGGACTTAGTAGAGATGGAGGTAAGGGATTTATTAACGAAGTATGGATATCCAGGGGATGAGGTACCGGTAGTAAGGGGGTCAGCATTAAAGGCATTAGAGGCGTTATTCCAGAACCCTCAGATAAAGAGAGGGGAGAACAAGTGGGTAGATGCGATATGGGAGTTAATGGATGCGGTAGACAATTACATACCGATACCAGAGAGAGATGTAGACAAGCCATTTTTGATGCCGATAGAGGACATATTTAGCATAACAGGGAGAGGTACAGTAGTGACGGGTAGAGTAGAGAGAGGAAGGGTGAAGGTAGGGGACGAAGTAGAGATAGTAGGATTAAGTGATGAGATAAAGAAGAGTGTGGTGACGGGAGTAGAGATGTTCAGGAAGCAATTAGATGAAGCGATAGCTGGTGACAACATAGGGATACTATTAAGAGGGATAGACAAAGATGAAGTAGAGAGGGGTCAAGTAGTAGCTGCGCCAGGTACGATAAAGCCGCACACACATTTCAAGGCGCAGGTATATGTATTGAAGAAGGAAGAAGGTGGAAGGCACACGCCATTTTTCAGTGGATACAAGCCACAATTTTACTTTAGGACGACAGATGTAACAGGGGAGATAAAGTTACCAGAGGGAGTACAGATGGTTATGCCAGGTGACAACATAGAGATGGAGATAAAGTTAATCAAGCCTGTAGCGTTAGAGGAAGGTTTAAGGTTTGCTATAAGAGAAGGTGGAAGAACAGTTGGTGCAGGCGTCATAACTAAAATTATTGAATAA
- the rplX gene encoding 50S ribosomal protein L24, whose protein sequence is MDIKKGDLVLVISGKDKGKRGKVISVLPSEEKVIVEGVNIVKKHTRPNAKMRQGGIIEKPAPLYRCKVMLICPHCNQPTRIKHTFLEDGRKVRVCSKCKEIIDRV, encoded by the coding sequence ATGGACATCAAAAAAGGAGATCTTGTGTTGGTTATATCTGGAAAAGATAAAGGAAAAAGAGGAAAAGTTATTTCTGTGCTTCCCTCTGAAGAGAAAGTTATTGTAGAGGGAGTTAATATTGTAAAGAAGCATACAAGACCTAATGCAAAAATGAGACAGGGAGGAATTATAGAAAAACCTGCACCTTTATATAGGTGTAAGGTTATGTTAATATGCCCACATTGTAACCAGCCTACAAGGATTAAACATACTTTTCTTGAAGATGGAAGAAAAGTAAGAGTTTGCTCTAAATGCAAAGAAATCATTGATCGGGTCTAA
- the rplV gene encoding 50S ribosomal protein L22, with product MIEVKAESKYLRISPYKARRVIDLVRGKMVEEAEAILENLPHKAAHFILKCLRSAKANAEHNYGLRADRLYISKAFVNEGPRWKRLNPRARGRADIIQIRNSHIVIYVKEKEEE from the coding sequence ATGATTGAAGTAAAAGCAGAAAGTAAATATTTAAGGATCTCCCCTTACAAAGCAAGAAGGGTAATTGATCTTGTTAGAGGTAAAATGGTAGAAGAGGCAGAAGCAATACTTGAAAATCTCCCTCACAAGGCTGCCCATTTTATATTGAAATGTTTAAGATCTGCCAAAGCAAATGCAGAACATAATTATGGTTTGAGGGCTGATAGATTATACATATCTAAGGCTTTCGTAAATGAAGGCCCTAGATGGAAGAGATTAAATCCTAGGGCAAGAGGGAGAGCTGACATTATTCAGATAAGAAATAGTCATATAGTTATTTATGTAAAGGAAAAGGAGGAAGAATAA
- the rpsJ gene encoding 30S ribosomal protein S10, translating to MSSYLEKQKIRIKLKAFDHRVLDISTKKIIDTVRGTGAKISGPIPLPTKVTRYWVLRSPHVNKNSGEHFEIRIHKRLIDIIEPTSKTVEALMNLELPAGVEVEIKT from the coding sequence ATGAGTAGCTATCTGGAGAAACAAAAGATAAGAATAAAACTAAAGGCTTTTGATCATAGAGTTCTTGATATTTCTACCAAGAAGATTATTGATACAGTAAGAGGAACTGGGGCCAAGATTTCTGGCCCTATTCCTCTCCCCACTAAAGTAACAAGATATTGGGTTCTTCGCTCTCCCCATGTTAATAAGAATTCTGGAGAGCACTTTGAAATAAGAATACATAAGAGATTAATAGACATAATAGAACCTACCTCAAAGACGGTGGAAGCTTTAATGAATTTGGAGCTTCCTGCTGGTGTTGAAGTTGAAATTAAAACATAG
- the rplB gene encoding 50S ribosomal protein L2, which yields MGLKKFKPITPGLRHLILPDFSEITKEEPEKSLLKPLKKSGGRNNFGHVTSRFRGGGHKRLYRIIDFRRDKDNIPAKVASIEYDPNRTARIALLHYADGEKRYIIAPEGLKVGDIIMSGENVDIKIGNNLPLKNIPDGTLIHNLELYPGRGGQLVRAAGTAAQILGKEGKWAYVRLPSGEIRLFDLNCRATIGQVSNVDHQNVSLGKAGRSRWLGRRPHVRGSAMNPVDHPHGGGEGKAPIGHPSPLTPWGKPTLGYKTRKKRKPSDRFIIQRANDKKEK from the coding sequence ATGGGTCTTAAAAAATTTAAACCAATTACGCCTGGGTTAAGACATCTAATATTACCTGATTTTTCTGAAATTACAAAAGAGGAGCCAGAAAAATCTTTATTGAAACCACTTAAGAAAAGTGGAGGAAGAAATAATTTTGGGCATGTAACCTCTAGGTTTAGAGGTGGTGGACATAAGAGACTTTATAGAATCATAGATTTTAGAAGGGATAAAGATAATATACCTGCTAAAGTTGCAAGTATAGAGTATGATCCTAATCGTACTGCAAGAATTGCTCTTCTTCATTATGCCGATGGAGAAAAGAGGTATATTATTGCTCCTGAGGGATTAAAAGTTGGCGATATTATAATGTCTGGTGAGAATGTTGATATAAAGATTGGTAATAACTTACCGTTGAAAAATATTCCTGATGGAACATTAATTCATAATTTAGAATTATATCCAGGAAGAGGCGGACAGCTGGTTAGAGCTGCAGGAACAGCTGCTCAGATTCTTGGTAAAGAAGGAAAATGGGCTTATGTTAGACTGCCCTCTGGTGAGATAAGACTGTTTGATTTGAATTGTAGGGCTACTATTGGTCAAGTAAGTAATGTTGATCATCAAAATGTCTCTTTAGGTAAAGCTGGTAGGAGTAGATGGTTGGGTAGGAGACCCCATGTTAGGGGCTCTGCTATGAATCCTGTAGATCACCCTCATGGTGGTGGTGAGGGTAAGGCTCCTATAGGTCATCCAAGCCCCTTAACTCCATGGGGCAAGCCTACTCTTGGATACAAGACGAGGAAAAAGAGAAAGCCATCAGATAGATTTATAATTCAAAGAGCAAATGATAAAAAAGAGAAGTAA
- the rplF gene encoding 50S ribosomal protein L6 translates to MSRIGKKPVPIPQNVQVEIKDGNCVLVKGPLGQLEKTFSPLLTIKKVDNQIVVERPNDEKFVKALHGLTRALINNMVLGVTQGFEKRLELQGTGYRARVQGNKLILEVGFSHPVELEIPTGLTVTVQDNTKISVKGIDKELVGQFAAIVRSVRPAEPYKGKGIRYEGEKIRQKAGKAGKK, encoded by the coding sequence ATGTCTAGAATAGGGAAAAAGCCAGTTCCAATACCACAAAATGTACAGGTTGAAATAAAAGATGGAAACTGCGTTCTAGTGAAAGGACCTTTAGGACAGCTTGAAAAAACTTTTAGTCCCTTGCTTACAATTAAAAAGGTAGATAATCAAATTGTTGTAGAAAGACCTAATGATGAGAAATTTGTAAAAGCTCTTCATGGTTTAACGAGAGCGTTGATTAACAATATGGTTTTAGGAGTAACTCAAGGATTTGAAAAAAGATTAGAATTACAAGGAACAGGGTACAGAGCAAGAGTTCAAGGTAACAAGCTCATTTTAGAAGTAGGCTTTTCTCATCCTGTAGAATTGGAGATACCGACGGGGCTAACAGTAACAGTTCAAGATAATACAAAAATAAGTGTTAAAGGGATTGACAAAGAGCTTGTTGGACAATTCGCTGCTATAGTTAGGAGTGTAAGACCTGCAGAACCTTATAAAGGTAAAGGTATAAGGTATGAAGGTGAGAAGATAAGACAAAAGGCTGGTAAAGCAGGTAAGAAATAG
- the rpsQ gene encoding 30S ribosomal protein S17 translates to MGNRKELIGKVVSAKMQKTIVVLVEQTYTHPLYKKTVTRRKKYKAHDENQEAKEGDIVLIRETRPLSKEKRWRLVRIIKRGEIVPTISDEENLENTETKVEVGGTNDNASN, encoded by the coding sequence ATGGGTAATAGGAAAGAGCTAATAGGAAAAGTAGTAAGTGCAAAAATGCAAAAGACTATTGTAGTCTTAGTAGAGCAGACTTATACTCATCCTTTATACAAAAAAACAGTTACAAGAAGAAAAAAGTATAAGGCTCATGATGAAAACCAAGAGGCAAAAGAAGGGGATATTGTTCTTATTAGAGAGACAAGACCTCTTTCTAAAGAAAAGAGATGGAGATTGGTTAGAATTATAAAGAGGGGAGAAATTGTTCCAACTATTTCTGATGAAGAAAATCTGGAAAATACTGAAACTAAAGTCGAGGTAGGTGGTACAAATGATAATGCCTCAAACTAG
- the rplC gene encoding 50S ribosomal protein L3: MAAPTTKAILGRKIGMTQIFTDSGELIPVTVIKGGPCLVLNVKTKEKDGYDAIQLGFENCKESKLNKPQLGIFKKLGLPPFRIIKEVRVKNPLDYTRGQEIRVDIFQEGELVDITGKSKGHGFTGHIKRWGFRRGRMSHGSKFHRRRASIGAGGVQHVMKGQKMAGRWGNETITVQNLKVVKVDKEKDIILVKGAVPGPTGNLLIIRKAVKEINT; this comes from the coding sequence ATGGCAGCTCCTACTACAAAAGCTATATTAGGAAGAAAAATTGGAATGACACAAATATTTACTGATAGTGGAGAATTGATTCCTGTTACTGTTATTAAAGGAGGACCTTGTCTTGTTCTTAATGTAAAAACCAAAGAAAAAGATGGGTATGATGCTATTCAATTAGGATTCGAAAATTGCAAGGAGTCAAAACTTAATAAGCCACAACTTGGAATATTTAAAAAGTTGGGACTCCCGCCTTTTAGAATTATAAAGGAAGTAAGAGTTAAGAATCCTCTTGACTATACAAGAGGACAAGAAATAAGGGTAGATATTTTTCAAGAAGGTGAACTTGTAGATATTACAGGTAAAAGTAAAGGTCATGGTTTTACCGGCCATATAAAAAGATGGGGTTTTAGAAGAGGAAGAATGTCTCATGGTTCTAAGTTTCACAGGAGAAGGGCTTCCATTGGTGCTGGTGGTGTACAGCATGTAATGAAGGGACAGAAGATGGCTGGTAGATGGGGTAATGAGACTATAACTGTTCAGAATTTAAAGGTTGTTAAAGTGGATAAAGAAAAGGATATTATTTTAGTAAAAGGTGCTGTCCCTGGACCTACAGGAAATCTACTGATTATTAGAAAAGCTGTTAAGGAAATAAATACCTAG
- the rplD gene encoding 50S ribosomal protein L4, with protein sequence MIQVPVYNQKAEKVGEIELKEELFGVEKRPDLFYTCVVMHLANGRQGTHSTKRRGEVNRSGRKVWPQKGTGHARQGDRKAPHWVGGGRPFGPKPRDYSYKIPKKMRRLAIRSALSTKLQENALIILDKIELSQPKTKELVNILNNFGLADSKVLIGVPAKDENLKRAAMNLEKVKTMIASVLNVYDLLKYDYLILTVDAIPVLEEAFLK encoded by the coding sequence ATGATACAAGTACCTGTATATAATCAAAAAGCAGAAAAGGTTGGAGAGATAGAGTTAAAGGAAGAACTTTTTGGGGTTGAGAAAAGGCCTGATCTTTTTTATACATGTGTTGTTATGCATCTTGCCAATGGTAGACAAGGGACTCATTCTACAAAGAGAAGAGGCGAAGTAAATAGAAGCGGAAGAAAGGTCTGGCCTCAAAAAGGTACAGGACATGCAAGGCAAGGAGACAGGAAAGCTCCTCACTGGGTTGGTGGTGGAAGACCATTTGGTCCAAAACCAAGAGATTATTCTTATAAGATTCCTAAGAAGATGAGAAGGCTTGCTATAAGATCTGCTTTGTCTACAAAGCTTCAAGAGAATGCTTTGATTATTTTGGACAAAATCGAATTATCTCAGCCTAAGACGAAAGAGTTGGTAAATATTTTAAATAATTTTGGTTTAGCTGATTCAAAGGTTCTTATTGGTGTTCCAGCTAAAGACGAGAATCTAAAAAGAGCTGCAATGAATCTTGAAAAAGTTAAAACAATGATAGCGTCGGTTTTGAATGTTTATGATCTCTTGAAATATGATTATCTTATACTTACGGTTGATGCGATTCCAGTATTAGAGGAGGCATTTTTAAAATGA
- the rplW gene encoding 50S ribosomal protein L23, producing the protein MRDPYTIILKPVLTEKSLNLAKQNKYVFEVAKDANKIEIGKAVEEIFKVKVKSVAVINEKPKRRRLGISQGFTSTKKKAIVTLEPGYKIELISGV; encoded by the coding sequence ATGAGAGATCCTTATACAATAATCTTAAAACCTGTGTTAACGGAAAAGAGTCTTAATCTTGCTAAACAAAATAAATATGTATTTGAAGTTGCTAAAGATGCAAATAAAATTGAAATAGGAAAAGCTGTAGAAGAGATATTTAAAGTGAAAGTAAAAAGTGTTGCCGTAATTAATGAGAAACCTAAAAGAAGAAGATTGGGAATTTCTCAAGGCTTTACTTCTACCAAGAAGAAGGCTATAGTTACTTTAGAACCGGGCTATAAAATAGAGCTTATCAGTGGAGTATAG
- the rpsE gene encoding 30S ribosomal protein S5, translated as MKELEPVLKERVIEIRRVAKVVAGGKNLRFRALVVVGDEQGTVGVGIAKAAEVPDAIRKAIRKAKKNAVKVSISKGTIPHEVVGKLGASKILLKPAAPGTGVIAGGAARAVLELAGIKNVLAKALGSTTAVNLAQATFEALKKLRSLPEVAEMRDKKINEIIGLKTEDSKGNEEGEN; from the coding sequence TTGAAAGAGTTAGAACCTGTATTAAAGGAAAGAGTTATTGAAATAAGAAGAGTAGCCAAAGTAGTTGCTGGAGGTAAAAATTTAAGATTTAGAGCCCTTGTAGTTGTAGGAGATGAGCAAGGAACCGTGGGGGTTGGCATAGCAAAGGCTGCTGAGGTTCCTGATGCTATTAGAAAAGCTATAAGAAAAGCAAAAAAGAATGCTGTTAAGGTGTCTATAAGTAAGGGTACTATTCCTCACGAGGTTGTAGGCAAATTAGGGGCTTCAAAGATATTACTCAAACCTGCAGCTCCAGGTACAGGTGTGATAGCAGGAGGAGCAGCAAGGGCTGTTTTGGAGCTTGCTGGAATTAAAAATGTTTTGGCTAAAGCTCTTGGTTCAACTACTGCTGTGAATCTTGCTCAAGCAACTTTTGAAGCGCTTAAGAAGTTAAGATCTCTTCCTGAAGTGGCCGAGATGAGGGATAAGAAAATTAATGAAATAATTGGATTAAAAACCGAGGATAGTAAAGGGAATGAGGAGGGAGAAAATTGA